In the genome of SAR324 cluster bacterium, one region contains:
- a CDS encoding type II toxin-antitoxin system HigB family toxin has translation MHIISRKRLNDFAALHPDAKSALAHWYQAFKKQRFESFVELRQIFPQADQVGKLTVFNNGGNKVRLIAAVHYNSKKIYIRSVLTHEEYNRGKWKE, from the coding sequence ATGCATATCATCTCTCGTAAGCGACTCAACGACTTTGCTGCCCTGCACCCTGATGCTAAATCTGCTTTGGCTCATTGGTATCAAGCATTCAAAAAACAGAGATTTGAGTCCTTTGTAGAATTAAGACAAATCTTTCCACAGGCAGACCAAGTTGGAAAATTGACTGTGTTCAATAATGGAGGCAATAAGGTCAGACTGATTGCTGCAGTCCACTACAACAGCAAAAAAATTTACATTCGCTCAGTTCTGACTCATGAGGAATACAATAGAGGGAAATGGAAGGAGTAA